The following proteins are co-located in the Pseudomonas antarctica genome:
- the mvaT gene encoding histone-like nucleoid-structuring protein MvaT — translation MSLINEYRATEEAIKELQARLKNLSQDDKLQTELEFEGKLRTLMGEYSKSLRDIIALLDPESKIKAPRGAVKTTGTKRARKVKQYKNPHNGEVIETKGGNHKTLKEWKAKWGGDVVEGWATLLG, via the coding sequence ATGTCTCTGATCAACGAATACCGCGCCACCGAAGAAGCTATCAAAGAGCTGCAAGCCCGTTTGAAGAACCTGTCCCAAGACGACAAGCTGCAAACCGAGCTGGAATTCGAAGGCAAACTGCGCACCCTGATGGGTGAATACTCCAAATCCCTGCGTGACATCATCGCGCTGCTGGATCCGGAATCGAAAATCAAAGCACCCCGTGGCGCTGTGAAAACTACCGGCACCAAGCGTGCTCGCAAGGTCAAGCAATACAAGAACCCGCACAACGGCGAAGTGATTGAAACCAAAGGTGGCAACCACAAGACGCTGAAAGAGTGGAAAGCCAAGTGGGGCGGCGACGTCGTTGAAGGTTGGGCTACCCTGCTGGGCTAA
- the sbcB gene encoding exodeoxyribonuclease I, translating into MTTIFWYDYETTGINPRSDRPLQVAGIRTDLELNEVGPPVNLYCRPSDDILPHPAACAITGITPGILAEKGLAEADFMTRVHAELAATGTCGAGYNTLRFDDEMTRYSLYRNFFDPYAREWQGGNSRWDLIDVVRTAYALRPEGIVWPEQDGRVTLKLERLTEANGIDHGQAHDALSDVRATIALARLVREKQPKLYDWLFQLRSKQRVMDQVRLLQPMVHISGRFSAARHYLGVVLPLAWHPRNRNALIVCDLGLDPQGLLDLDANTLRQRLYTRREDLTDGELPVPLKLLHINRCPVVAPLNVLRAQDRERLQLDMAVCQSRALRLTDAQEVWRDKLAAMYAEEDFVPSQDPEQQLYDGFIGDRDRRLCEQVRAAEPSQLAHQQWPFDDHRLPELLFRYRARNFPDTLNNEEQQRWKLFCQQRLSNPEWGAPNTLLAFKQAREELAVSATSVQCQVLDQWQEYADSLAARLDL; encoded by the coding sequence GTGACCACCATCTTCTGGTACGACTATGAAACCACCGGCATCAACCCGCGCAGCGATCGCCCGCTCCAGGTCGCCGGTATTCGTACCGACCTCGAACTCAACGAGGTCGGCCCGCCGGTCAACCTTTATTGCCGGCCGAGCGATGACATCCTGCCGCACCCGGCCGCCTGCGCGATAACCGGTATTACCCCCGGCATCCTGGCGGAAAAGGGCCTGGCCGAAGCCGACTTCATGACCCGCGTGCACGCCGAGTTGGCCGCGACGGGTACCTGTGGGGCCGGTTACAACACCTTGCGTTTTGATGATGAAATGACGCGCTACAGCCTGTACCGCAACTTTTTTGACCCCTACGCCCGTGAGTGGCAGGGCGGCAACAGTCGCTGGGACTTGATCGATGTGGTCCGCACAGCCTACGCGCTGCGCCCCGAAGGCATTGTCTGGCCCGAGCAGGACGGTCGTGTCACCCTCAAGCTTGAGCGGTTGACCGAAGCCAATGGCATAGACCATGGCCAGGCCCACGATGCCTTGTCGGACGTGCGAGCCACCATTGCCTTGGCCCGTTTGGTCCGCGAGAAACAGCCCAAGCTGTATGACTGGCTATTCCAACTGCGCAGCAAGCAGCGTGTGATGGATCAGGTTCGCCTGTTGCAACCCATGGTGCATATCTCAGGTCGTTTTTCCGCCGCGCGTCATTACCTGGGCGTGGTACTGCCCCTGGCCTGGCACCCGCGCAATCGCAATGCGTTGATTGTCTGTGACCTCGGGCTCGACCCGCAGGGTTTACTGGACCTGGACGCCAATACCTTGCGCCAGCGGCTCTACACGCGCCGTGAAGACCTGACGGACGGTGAACTGCCGGTGCCGCTCAAGTTGTTGCATATCAACCGTTGTCCGGTCGTTGCGCCCTTGAATGTGCTAAGGGCGCAGGATCGTGAGCGGCTTCAGTTGGATATGGCTGTCTGCCAGTCGCGGGCGCTGCGACTAACTGACGCACAGGAAGTTTGGCGCGACAAGTTGGCGGCGATGTATGCCGAGGAAGATTTTGTGCCGAGTCAGGACCCGGAGCAGCAGCTCTATGACGGTTTTATAGGTGACCGCGACCGGCGTTTATGCGAACAAGTCCGGGCGGCAGAACCTTCACAGTTAGCACATCAGCAGTGGCCTTTTGATGATCATCGATTGCCGGAATTATTATTCCGCTACCGTGCACGTAACTTTCCTGACACCTTGAACAACGAGGAGCAACAGCGCTGGAAACTTTTTTGCCAGCAACGTTTGTCAAACCCGGAATGGGGCGCGCCGAATACCTTGTTGGCATTTAAGCAGGCACGTGAGGAGTTGGCCGTTAGTGCTACATCGGTTCAGTGCCAGGTGCTGGATCAATGGCAGGAATATGCCGACTCTTTAGCGGCTCGCCTGGACCTGTAG